The sequence aaagagaaaacagggaaaactcgccctggtgttgaaatccttatgatagttttatacaaataaaggtgaaggttgcttctcacctggatcagagcctgtgacctggctctGAGTGTATTAGCCCGTGAGTccttttaatcccttaaggaccaaacttctggaataaaagggaatcatgacatgtcacacatgtcatgtgtccttaaggggttaaggggatgactccttccctcttttagcaggatagaagatgtacCAGGTGTATGTCAAGCAATAAAACTTATTTTATAGATATTTAAAATCATAAGATACATACATTACACTGGtatcagtccaaaacgcgtttcgccgatttcTCCCGCCGATTTCTCCCGCACTGTCACTGTTAcatattgtttatgtatatagtgtatttgTTTGATTGAATTTCAATAGGATTGGAGGGTTTCTATTTTTGTGTGTAAGCTGCTGCACTAAGAGCACTTTTTTGGAAATTGTTTTAAGCGCCTGTTAGTACAGATCACTTTGTGAATTTGTTGACTACTCTACTCTCGActgttctgctgcttttgacattgttgatcatcaacagcttattctcatcctctgtaatctcAGTGTACGAAAAATCGGAAATATCGCTCTCTCCTGCTGCTCTtcttacctctcccagcgctcattcaatgattctttctctggctcttcttcccaatccctctctgttggtttTCTCCCCAATCACTCTGTTGATGTTCCCcaagtccttggtcccctattgttctcaaccTATACTGCCTACCTTAGCAAATttacctgtcaccccctaatttCCTCAagacccatcttgactcgtgtctctgactgcctcagaGACACCAACTGAATGGCTGCTCATtttcttaaacttaacctgtccaaaacagaacttctggcctTCTCTCCTTCAAGTGTTGCTACGCCTATGTCTGCTTCCCACCaaatcaatggtgctaccatcagctctaccttgcaggctcgctgcctaggtgttcgcTTTGACTCTGATCTCTCCTTCTCTTCTCATGTCCACTCAATTACCAAATCCTGCCGTAAGATATGGGGTTCAATACAAGatcctggtacttgcttacaaatctctacacaatgctgatccaacctacctatcctcactaatacacaaatatatctTGTGTAGGCCCTACGCTTTGTCGAACAGCTACATCTAACCTTTGTTCAtattcctacctctgatgctcgtcttaaagacttctctagggctgcaccattcctatggaatgtCCTTCCcctctccattagactttcacccagtcttcactccttcaaaaCATCTTTGAAAACATacctcttcaggaaagcatatcaactaAATTgtcaacagctttccctcccgtgCCCAGATTCCTCTCCTACAACTgtcaaaaaaaccaaaacactaagccctcagtgaatacaatCCTAGCAACATACTTTTCTACCCTTatattttgtgtcactataccccactcactctactatgtaagctcattaagcaggaccctcaatccctctgtgccTGTGTTtcaaactcgtctggttacaaatacgtgtctgttagtccacccattgtacagtgctgcggaattggttggcgctttataaataataatgtgttATTTTGCACTTTTGTGGTGACCCTGGTCTGGGCAATTTCTTGTAAACTGTGATTTTTAGGattttatgatatttttattacattgttcaatgtatacatttttatattgtaaaatGTACTGATGAATGCTTATGCAAGATATTTTTGTATGTACCTCAATGTGGAACAATGACTCACAGATCTTGTACTGATCCCTCTGGAATATTGAGACCATTAAAGTACAatgtactttatatattttagatgTGTATTTTCATCTATTTTACATAATCATTCATACAAAGCAATTTATCAAATATTCATGTTAACTGCTCGGTAGATTAGCTTgatataacaaatataaaactttctgttataatgtatttatatatctgtATAAAACATTTCACAATTATAGTAAAAAAGGTAGAAAATCCCTTTTAACatcttttttaaatgtttcaatttaacattcacttaaaaaaaaaagccatcaaCAACATATTTTAACAGATATATAACAGAAATGAGATTGTTTATGAAGCATTTCCCTATTTTTGGAGCGGTATCAAGacttaactttttttcttttgctccTGGCTGTTGCCCCCCATCTTGGTTCGAAAAGCAAAATTAAGACATTTAGAACTTGTGTGCAATAAGTGATATCAGGCACAAAAGCACTTGGCGGCATGAATATAATAAACACTGATGTTCAATTGGTCTTTCAGAGACAATTAGATGTTCTATCTCTTGAACTCATTCACAAGGGAAAGATGTCTGAAAAAGTAAACACTATAATAGTACATTGGATTTGGAAATACTACAAACTGTCTGATTGGTCTTCTGCTTTATCGTCTCTTGTAGTTCTATGATTATTTCTGAAATATCTCTCTCAACATTAACAGTGATATAGATTTCTGGCTCTGCTGGGGGCTCAAGTGTATCAAACTGGGACTGTAATAATGTTAAAGGCATGAAATGTCCTGTTCTCATTTCTAGTCTCTTGGAGATAATTTCCATTGACCCATGCAAGTGGACAAAGATTGTATAAGAGGAAAGGTCCTCATTCTCTTCACAAAGACATTCACCAATGAGAGGGGTTTTCCCAGTTGTCAGTGTAATCCTATAGGCCCTTTTTAAAGCCGAGCATGCCAGTACCACGTGGAGACCAGATGTCGTTTCTCTATGACAAAGAACAAAAGAGTGTAAGAGTTTTTGGGATGTGATTAAAATCACAACCAAGACCAGTTTGTGTAAGCGAAAAGATTAATATTGTCATTACATGTAGCAAAGCAATTATATTTGAAAAAGGAAGAGAGAGAGCACGCATAAATAGGAATtatatgaatattaaaaaaaaaataatcaaaacaatAGTTGAGATGCATGCTGGTGATtgtaattcactaaagtgagaatcttgggaattcaaagtgaatttaaagtgactttcaaatttaagtccaatacaaccaaattggaaacattctccaattaagctatgctttcagttcagctactttagctttaaatttgaaattcactttgaattcctaactaTTCTttatttagtgattaaccctgtaagcatttttttttaatgcactctTTCCTACAATCTCACCGAGTTGGTAACTTTAGCACTTTATACGTGTACAACCACTTTAAGTTCTGTATGACTGAACCATATTTCGAACCAATATTTGTAGATCTTATTGGTCTATCATGAGTTGATAATGGTTGTATGCCAGAAGGCCAGTGCCACTCAAGAGTGAATATCATTTATATTCTTGATTAGTGCCAAATCCAATGCCAAGGCCTTTAGCTTTAACACTTTTACAAATCAGGTGATACACTGTTACcttataacattaggaatacaaaatgtTGTGCCTTTACCTCTAGTTTCCCTTACCGCCCCCCCCATAGAGGGTTAAAAACAATTTAAACACTTAATAACTGAAATCTAATATGCCCACATGAGAATACTAGACAAAACAAGTTTCTAaagttaattaaatataaaaaaaaaaaaaaatgaaaaaaaagtaaaagggcCTTCCATGGTCAGCAACATGTAATAAAAAGCTTATGACGCTATGACAGGTCGTAGGGGAGTTACAGACATCCCAccatgcaaaaatgcatttcagggaggtggctttaCCAGCTACTGCGCCCCCCTctcgatccccccccccccaaccccccacacacacacacaatctgacccCAAACATGTCATACCTTACACATTTGCAGCCACCCACCTGATTGCTTACCTTTGTgtacaggagggtgacttgcttGGGTTCTGGTCCTTTCCGGGATATTATATGTGATTTGCGGCTATCAGGGAAATGCATTCAAAATGTTGCAGTGCAACCTGGGATTAGCGGTCAATTGGCTATTGGTGTACTCTCAGTGACTAACCAATCAACCTGGGAGCCAATAACAGGAATGACCTGCTGAAACTGTCAGTTAAAACATGTCATTACTGTGAGACAGTCCTGCAGTAGCCTACTGACAGCTAATCCCAGCAGACAGGTACCAGTTGTCAACCATGCCATCAACATGAGGGTTAATCTCCTAAACTGTACAGTTGCAGTTAGggctaaaggatcactatagtcaacatataaaagcaagaaagacaggtcccctaaCCTTCTttattgcttttatatgaacttcccATTAAAAATAAATCCAAGTCTTTATCATATAAATTTACCTCCATTCCAGCGCCGAGATCCCCATCAGGCCGCACACCTTTTTGGTCAAAATGACGAAGTAGCAGGGCTCAGACGCATCTCTTAGAGAAGCGTCATAGCGATCTGGTGCGCATATGCGGCCTTCGCACtacaccaatcgcgttcttcatagatcggcattgaatgccgccctatgaatgaACTCAGCGCTCTAACACGTGGTATGcgtgttcgcgagctgagctgactgacaaaTCAGCTCGCTGTCTATGCCCGCCTCCCTGCTACGGCAACCCTCCAACCCAAAGTTagtatacaaacactatatatacaaaaatctctatatatagtgtttgtataaaaacacagattttaaataaatattgttaaacacactctctctaaatctatatgtctatctctctctaaatctataggtctgtctctctctaaaTCTAtaggtctctgtctctctctaaatCTAtaggtctctgtctctctctaaatctataggtctgtctctctctaaatctataggtctgtctctctctaaaTCTAtaggtctctgtctctctctaaatCTATAGGTCTCTGTCCCTCTAAATCTttatgtctctgtctctctctaaatCTTTATGTCTCTGtttctctcacactcacactcaattTTTAAAATAAGTGTACTTACTGTTTGAAGTCAGGAGATCTCTGCATCCTCCTGCCTTCAGCCTGTCAGCTCGAGCCAATGCTGTGTGCAGGAGATCTTATCGCCCACACTGTCTGTTCTCATCGCTGACAGGCTCCGCGGTTACTACAGGACATAAGAGGTGCTGTGAACGTGCCTCTTATCTCCTGTCTGCTGATAGCATGTTTGACGTCTTCACCCAAGTGTGAAGACGTCAAATGTGGATGAATGTGAATTATGCATTCttcaactcggaagtccctctggtggcagtctgagtaactgcaactggaggtgttcctagcttccaatgttaacactgtattttcttagaAGTTGTTCagatgaatatagtgtccctttaaggttacaaTTCGGGTTTGGTTAAGGGAGAGTTAGAAATAGGTGGTATAACACCAACTATTGTATCTGGGAATCAAATTACATATAAACCAAAAATTTTGAGTACACTAAAATctgttaaaaaaattacaatatcaaAACATCATTTAGTAGATGCCAATCCACCTCTGCAGATAGAATTGCGCTCACAAGATGCAGGTGAGTAAAGGTGTATCAGGGTTCCTTCCCAGGTCCTTTGCATTTAAGcttctccatagaaaagcattgttttCCTTGGTCAATGCAGTAGAAGTTACCTGGGTGACTAAACATTTTGCATTTTAACATATATGGGGATCACCTGAACATAAACTATAACAGACAGATACAGAAGTTAAATCTGCAAATTAGTAGTCATGCTTTCAATATTCATAGATACAGTTTTCTCTCGAAACAATGTAATTTCTTAAGGTGAAAACTAAAGTTTTCGTTTTTTTGATTGCTAAATATGGAAAGAAGTCAACTGCACTTACCTCATTATTAATTCATGCAACACGCAAAGCCAAGGGTGTCTGTCCTATGTGGTGACATTAAAGtagatttaaaatacaaaaaaaacctcaaacctggtaaacagaaaataaatgtaaaaaaaaaaaaaacattgtttattgCCATTATGACAGAACATACGAGTGCTTGTTATCATTCATGATCACTGTGAATCCCTAtacataacacttttttttttacgcaCTCGGTATATAAAATACAGCTTATTCAGTGTGCTTAACATTCGGCACCTTCTTTCAGGCTCTCTAACCATCATCTGGTCACCTAATCAGTGGTCTACTATAAAACAAATAAGCAGACCTTGCAAATAGATAGATTTAATGTTGTAATTACAAATAAGTGTCCAAATGGCTTACAGCCTAGCGATCTTCCTCTGAAGGCATCTGGTGAACATCTACACATCAATAATATAGCTTTTGTTTTTCCATCACATAATATTACAAGTAGGGACAACATAAAAAAATGGACTTGTAATACTGATTGATCCACTGGTTATTTAAGAAGATTGAGACACCTATACTTTTGGAACTTAttcaggcttattcactaaagtcccaAGGCCCTATGCCAAATCAGGTAAGACCAATTGGTGCTGTACAGGGCCCTGGAGACTGCAAAATCTAGACATGGTCCATGCTATTTAACAAGGTCTAGATTTTGTGAGTCAGACTCCAAAAAGTCCTGAATTAGGTCTGGATTTTAATCATCCCATTCCTTTTGGAAcggtgtgtcctgtgtggatttttatgcATCCCAGTAACAGATGTCGCACCTGTTGGCTGACTGCACGTTCCTTCTAGCCCTGGTGCAAACCACAGAGAACTAGGCCTGAGAGCTGcaagtgtctttataaagacaaGAGCCACATTGCAGGCAGCGGtacatacctgcctggaaggaaagctacAGAGggaacgatacctgcctggatgaaGGGCTGCAGGGCAGATgaaaaggcagaggggacgatagctGCAGCCTGGAAATGTTCCAGAGAGACCCATGTCAAGCCTCAGCAACTGGGgttgaagtgctccagggtcccatCAAGCGACTAGGAAGCAAactgggcggaggtactcggttacagtacaggagctccgtcacaaaTGGATTTGTAGCTATTGAACTGTTATAGATCTGCCTTTGGCCATCAATGATTTTGATGACcgactttaaaggaacaccacagGAACCTTACAAACTTTgttgagattaagttgttattAAACCTAGAATGTTTCTCTAAGTGCTTGACAGAGAATATAAATCATTATGGTTTTAAAGTTTCATCCTACTATACCTAGATATTGTTGTGTTtccttaataatatatattgtatttccccttaaaatatttttttttttaaaaagggattcagaaGAATAGCATTAAAATGTATAGTTTGCTTGATATGGTTACATTTAATTACGCCTAAATGCTAAATGTGAAAATTAGTGTTAGAGGGAAGCAGGTGCTGAGATAATGTGCATCAGAAGCTATTCAGGGGGGTGGGTGAGAAATGCTCCCAATACAATTGCTGCTGAGAAAGTTTCCTTCCAAACAGCGTTTCTTTGGACGAAAGCAGGACTTGTCACATATAATAAAGATGAATGATAAGCTTCTCAGTGTCATGGAATGTGCTTTGGAGGCCCTGGAGGACATGTCAATACTACTCAGCATTTATCAGTGCCCTGCTATCACCTCCACTAACCGTTTAAGCTAGACTTCCAAATATGACAAGCCAGGATGCTGTGGGCTGAAAGTGTAGCAAGCACCACTGCACAGCAGGATGTCCTCAAGCAATGGACAGGGAAGAGAATTGGAGATTACAAGCCATTGGCAAACATAAATCCACAATCCGAAATAAAAAGGCACGCAAGGCAGAAAGCAGAACATCA comes from Pelobates fuscus isolate aPelFus1 chromosome 5, aPelFus1.pri, whole genome shotgun sequence and encodes:
- the IDNK gene encoding probable gluconokinase codes for the protein MGWKFYDADDYHPLENKTKMSQGIPLNDQDRHPWLCVLHELIMRETTSGLHVVLACSALKRAYRITLTTGKTPLIGECLCEENEDLSSYTIFVHLHGSMEIISKRLEMRTGHFMPLTLLQSQFDTLEPPAEPEIYITVNVERDISEIIIELQETIKQKTNQTVCSISKSNVLL